In the genome of Arachis stenosperma cultivar V10309 chromosome 2, arast.V10309.gnm1.PFL2, whole genome shotgun sequence, the window TTTAATCTGACAGACTAAGGGTTAATTTGGTGAACTTTATTTAAGGGTCTTTTGCTAGTCAATGCGATGGGTTGTTATATGTATAAGATGAGATTTTAACTCCTAATATTTGTTTAAACAGACGAGTAAACTGGCCATTCGATCAACCCAAGTTGGTTAGATAATTTGGTTTTGGTATTATATATGATTAGCTGAGCAAAATTAAGTAAAATTGTTTTAACGAAGTAATCTTATAATTGAGCATTATTTGAATATTACTTTCGCTGCATACTTGCATGTCACTAAAGtgattaaaaatagaatatagAATAGACTTTTGTAGCAAATATACAATATCTACGCTAATTTCAAGATATTGCGCCGAAATTTTATGAAGTTTGCATAAAATACATGGGAAAGATCTCTCTTGGAGCATGCATCTATGATGAAATAATTTCCCTTGCGTCCGCAATCTACATTGATTAGAATAGTGTTGACAATTGCGACTTTGATCTATAGAGATACACTGAACAAAACATTTATATTATAAGAACTAATATTAAGTTATCCAACAAGAGCTGATCCCAGTAAGAATACGAGAAAATCACACAAACTGGTTCAAGCAaactcaatatatatatatatatatatatatatatatatatatatatatatttcatacCTTGTTGACATGACTTTGTGTGTCCCATAATTTAGGCAGCATACTCTGCATGTTTCATGTTATTCTGCAACCTAAAATTAAAGAAGCTTTATCCTTTCAGTTTCACCAAAATTAATTAGTGCTGAACCCGAGACATTGTTCATtaatttctcttatttcttttatttatttatatactatgGTTACTTAATTTTCTTAGAAAACTTTGCTTAAAGtgaaataacaaaaattttatatatccATACAAAAATCAGCAATCAAATTAGTCcttttatatttgtatataaatatataaatttaattttgatacactgTCAGTTTAAAGTAGTTTTACACGTGCATTTAATTATGTAATGTCATATCagcaaaaataattatctttcaCGACCTTGTGAATGGTCATCCAAAAGAATGGATGTAATTGTATGAACTGTATAAAACTTTTACACTGCTAGTGCGTTAAAATTAaacttatatatattgtttaatttattttaatatatattttatattttaatatattctaTACGGATGGTTAAGTGTATACATACATTTACGTAGCATGGTCGGTGAAATAGCTGCCAAACCACACAAGTCAATTAAGCATTTCTCCTTGGATTCAGGGTATCTGaaattaatcttttaaaaaaaagtcaaatgcATTGATTTTGATCAGGATTTTGCCTACTGGCTAATGTTTGATTTTAACTTCTACAAATAAAATACAAGTCCATCAACATTGCTAAATAGTTAAATGTTATTATGGTTGGGTTCTAGTTGAAGATTACAATCACAATGAAGATTGAAGAGACTAAGAAAAGCTAAACCAGTAAAAACTAGAAAGCAAATTATACATATCCAAGATGagaatcaaaaaataaataaaaataaaataaaattgccAGTTTCATGTACTTTTTTTTGTCACATCACTGTTGAAAATGTATTTATCAAAATCAGTTCAACActcgcaaaaaaaaaaaaaagaagtaacaACTCTATTGATTACTCATTCTTCCAAGCATACAAAATGAGAGAGAATCCAAGACCTTGCAACTGTGAATCCTTAAACTGTTGACAATAAGCCCAAGTTAATGCatcttcatgatgatgatgatgatgatagtgATGATCTTCAGAAGAAGAAACAGATTGAGATTGAGTTTGGAACATGAACACAGCATTCCCCATAGAATTCCCAAAGAGCCAATTATGCACATCCCAGAACACTTCCACTGGAACCCCATCAACCAAAATTGTATGATTCCCTCTGAATTTCCATTTCAACCTCTTCACCTGAATCACAATCTTGCTATCAATTCTTATCACAAGACAAGGATCACTGCTAATACTATTATTACTATTAGTATTAAATGTGTCACATTCAATTGTCACATTGTGCAATGGACCCTTGTCACAAAATTGAGCCTTTGCTCCATAACATTTCTTACCAAAAACATGTTCCCTCTTTGCAATAAAAATTGCACCAGAAGATTGATGAAGATTGTAGGAAATTTCATCATCACCATTATTATGATGATCAAATAGTTTCTTGCATGCATCCTTTTTGAGATCACCAAGGAGCAACACCATGACATGGTTGAACATGATTGCTAGGTAGTAGCCTTCTAATGGTTCAGGGCCAGAACCAAATTTTGCAGAGCTCAGATCCCAAAAGATGTCAACTTTATTGGATTTGACATCAAAATTCTTGGACCCTTTTCGCCTTGAGAACAGCCATGGCTTTATGTCAAACTTGCAGAGACAATGGTTGCTGAAAAGATCATCAATTCCCACACTCAAGCCTTGTCCCATTAGGGTTTTTGTCCATGTCACTGTGATGAAGCAAATTGAAGAACTTCCTTGCAGCTTGCACTGGTAGACACATGTCACATTTTGTGCTgatcttgttgttgttgttgaacctaaagaagatgatgaatcaGCAACTTGAACACCATTCTCACCGAAGCAAGAAGGAAATTCCCTCATTATGCAGCAGCAAGAAGaaactaaaaactatatatGAACTCAAGATTGAAGACTTCTTTAATTTTCCTATGGTTTTGgctaactaataataattaagcaGAAAAAGGATAATAGTAATAACAATATATAGCTATATAAACAAAAGGGTATGTTTCTTATGTTGATTTTGTGTGAACACAAGGAATTATAGCTAAAATGGTTCAAGATCAAATCCAAAAGACTTCACTTTTGACATGGGTTTTTAAGAGAGAGAAAGTGTATGGTGGCTTTAGATGTCAAATTATGTGCTGTGACCAAGTGAGTAATGACCAAATTCCAAATATGAGAGATTAGAATATGGCAGGTGAACATGAAAAGGGAGAGGTTGCTTTAAGCACGTGGGGTACCATAAAGGTTAGAAGTTGAATTGCCCCATACTATTGATATTCATCATTAAAATCAAGCAAATGGCAACTGGCAATTGGATAATGTTGCTACTCATAATcatgtttcttttttattatagttattattatttgctAAAAAAAATAGGTGAATTTGACACCGGTTAATTTACTATAGATTAATTTCTGATATCTAAGCTAACAAGTCCTCACAAGTTAAAGGAAATAGatcctctcaattttttttaacacttaaaagaataaagtgtgatttcTTATATTTAATTCTATAAGtaagacaaaaaataaatatgagagagaacAATTAAGTGATTAACACTATTCACTCCCCAAATTACAACAGTATTCAAATTTAAGAGATTTTTGCTAAAATATATGCTgaatttttgctatgtttatcaactcctttttatataataatatttatttgatgAAAACAAATATCGtcacttttattttaataacattATTCTTTTTTCTACAAATTTATACATACATACAATGTAAAAAATGATGTGTGGAATGAGAATTGATATGATCATTTCTCTTATTTGATagttaagaaaaattaaagagtaTATTGAAAATCAGtcactaaattaattttttatttaaaatatatgttgaaataataaaatacacattaaaagtgaattaaataatacatatatttatacacaatatataataattgatttagtgactaattttttatatgcacataatatttttaaaaataaatatatttttaaagacCTTTATCTATTCACAATGGGTTGAAAATTTACTTTCTTACTTTAATAGGTGTCTTTtacttttagtatttttttattatgatttttGTATCTTTTGGCTTTCAGTAATGACAGCCTTTGTAAAATCCACATATATAACCCATCAACACTTATTAGTTATTACCattattcccttttcaaaagGCTTTCTCCTCCTCCCCTCAGTACTCCTTttccttttcattctttttttttaaaaaaagaaaattaaagaagaatcaTTTTCTGTTCTATAATTATGTCTTGTGCTAAAGAGGAGACAAGATTGCAATACTGTGCCCAGCACAATTGTTAGAAAATCATGAACAAGTAAGTGTAATATTCAAGTTTTAaaatgttaattaataattattactCTATTTGGTGATTATAGATATCTTTCATTATCAAATgctaatattataaataattgcTTTGAATTAACATCATGAAGGTATTAATTACCCAGGCTTATACATGTTTAATCAAATTAAAGCGTTAATTAAGCACTAACTTTATGCTTTCATAGTCAAGATTGGGTGATGTGTGACCTTTGCCATAATTAGTGGTAATAACTCTGATCAAGAAAAACCAATTATTATAGCTTATAACTCACACAGCTTTTATGATTCATTTTCCAATCTGAAGAATCATGGTTGCTTCAACAACAAATCactattatataatatatatgttcATTCCATGATTATCTTGGTGCATCCATTATCATCTATTAATCTTcttattatgtatttttattgatCCATATATACGTTATAATTCGGACTAATATACACTGGAAGAATGACTCGTATAGAACCGTTGCCTTTTTTTAAAGTTGATTACATGacaaaatattatatgttgCTTAAACCGAACTATGATGTAATAATTCCGTATATAATTGAAATGGAAAAATTACCCGGCCAATAACTATATTCACAtgaacaaagaagaaaaaattggaATGAATCCAATGCTTTTCTAAACTTTTAACATTATGTATATACACGTTGATTTGAGTGTCGAAGTGTCCGATGTAGATATACCAGAATGTtagaaagacaaaaaaaattattttttacatacAAATCATTTTTTGAGATAAATCTatacaagtcatttatatttatGCGCAcatgttcttctttttcttcgttCTTCTTCTCTTTCGTTATCGTTGTCACCAACaccaccacctcctcctcctctttctccttattttttcatttttaatttcttctcctccttccttttcctccttctcctccatcaTCAGTTATTTCGTTGTtgaagataataaataattcaaGTTCAGATTGTCAATTGAACAAGAACgaaattgattattgttttgaatccaatcaaATGGCTGAGGTGTGGTTCGATTCTAGTTACTTTTTtcgttagtagtttatgatttTGTAGGTGAATAATGTTTCATCGTTGATGAtttgaattgaatgtaatgtaaaagttctgcattaaagaaaatatttttctgtatttgcaataaatttgggtgtaacacgaagatatttcgGTA includes:
- the LOC130962063 gene encoding uncharacterized protein LOC130962063, with product MREFPSCFGENGVQVADSSSSLGSTTTTRSAQNVTCVYQCKLQGSSSICFITVTWTKTLMGQGLSVGIDDLFSNHCLCKFDIKPWLFSRRKGSKNFDVKSNKVDIFWDLSSAKFGSGPEPLEGYYLAIMFNHVMVLLLGDLKKDACKKLFDHHNNGDDEISYNLHQSSGAIFIAKREHVFGKKCYGAKAQFCDKGPLHNVTIECDTFNTNSNNSISSDPCLVIRIDSKIVIQVKRLKWKFRGNHTILVDGVPVEVFWDVHNWLFGNSMGNAVFMFQTQSQSVSSSEDHHYHHHHHHEDALTWAYCQQFKDSQLQGLGFSLILYAWKNE